The Acidobacteriota bacterium genome includes a window with the following:
- a CDS encoding sigma-54 dependent transcriptional regulator, with the protein MTASAPFTIDQVVVGRSARMRAVFDFVRVIADSDSSVLVTGETGTGKEMVANLIHQSSSRRHRPFVPVSCAILSETLIESELFGHERGAFTGAIKDRPGRFELAQGGTIFLDDIDDVPMSMQVKLLRVLQNRTIERLGGSRTIPIDVRVITGSKRDLKQLVGDGKFRDDLFYRLNVIPINLPPLRERREDIPILMDHFIKRYFRERSEEARAVAPAVHLAFMRYPWPGNVRELENACERIAQTCTCDTVRVGCVPVSVLFHKYAEDHEPIVETHTLPSSISLDDRLKEVESNLISWALKVSSGNKSKAAELLNIKRSTLGDRIKKLGLGHLEAAD; encoded by the coding sequence ATGACTGCCTCCGCCCCTTTCACCATCGACCAGGTTGTCGTGGGCCGAAGCGCCCGCATGCGGGCGGTGTTCGATTTCGTGCGCGTCATCGCCGACAGCGACAGCAGCGTGCTGGTGACCGGCGAGACCGGCACCGGCAAGGAAATGGTCGCGAACTTGATCCACCAGTCGAGTTCGCGGCGCCACAGGCCGTTTGTGCCGGTCAGTTGCGCGATCCTCTCGGAAACGCTCATCGAGTCGGAGTTGTTCGGACACGAACGCGGGGCATTCACCGGCGCGATCAAGGATCGGCCGGGTCGATTCGAACTGGCGCAGGGCGGGACGATCTTCCTCGACGACATCGACGATGTGCCCATGTCGATGCAGGTCAAACTGCTGCGCGTGCTCCAGAATCGGACCATCGAGCGGCTGGGCGGATCCAGGACGATCCCGATCGACGTTCGCGTGATCACGGGCAGCAAGCGCGATCTCAAGCAGCTGGTGGGCGACGGGAAGTTTCGCGACGACCTCTTCTATCGCCTGAACGTGATCCCGATCAATCTGCCGCCGTTGCGCGAACGTCGCGAAGACATCCCCATCCTGATGGACCACTTCATCAAGCGGTACTTCAGGGAGCGGAGCGAAGAAGCGCGGGCGGTTGCGCCGGCCGTTCATCTGGCGTTCATGCGGTACCCGTGGCCCGGTAACGTGCGCGAACTCGAGAACGCCTGCGAACGGATTGCCCAGACGTGCACCTGCGACACCGTCCGGGTCGGATGCGTGCCGGTGAGCGTTCTGTTCCACAAGTATGCCGAGGATCACGAACCCATCGTCGAGACCCACACGCTTCCGTCCTCGATCTCACTCGACGATCGGTTGAAAGAGGTGGAGTCGAATCTGATCAGCTGGGCGTTGAAGGTCAGCAGCGGGAACAAGTCGAAGGCCGCCGAACTTCTCAATATCAAACGGTCGACGCTGGGTGATCGGATCAAGAAGCTCGGTCTCGGCCACCTCGAAGCGGCTGACTGA
- a CDS encoding family 43 glycosylhydrolase, which yields MAAAVSGRIVARRVLTALALVAVSSSLLVRGVAQSPPATLLQRPSAEQTWARGVEGQRKADLGNGTFLNPIVAGDHPDPSILKDGSDYYMTFSSFDAYPGLVIWHSRDLVNWKPIGPALFTNVGSVWAPDLVKHKNRYYIYFPGVGPYRSNYVVWADDIRGPWSKPIDLRIGRIDPGHAVGPDGKRYLFLSAGYLAPLADDGLSVTGEAKKIYDGWKYPEDWVVEGFSQEGPKIIKKGDYYHMVLAEGGTAGPPTGHMIVSARSKSIDGPWENSPFNPIIRTQSATERWWSKGHGTLVEAPDGRWYIVYHAYENGFYTLGRQTLLEPIEWTDDGWFRTLGFDASKPIAKPAGSAGPHGFAFTDDFSTDRMGVQWSFYKGTDTDRQRYRYENDSLVLKAKGKSPADCSPLSFVTGDHAYEIEVEIDIDQEATAGLLLFYSSRLYAGLGFSAKNFFMHSYGLDRQQGKPSHIGRHLFIRLRNDRHIVTMQFSVDGQRWERYDRGMELSGYHHNVAYEFLSLRPAIYAAGSGEVRFRNFKYRALP from the coding sequence ATGGCTGCAGCCGTAAGCGGACGGATCGTGGCGCGACGCGTGCTGACCGCGCTTGCGCTGGTGGCGGTCTCGAGCTCGCTTCTCGTTCGTGGCGTTGCTCAGTCGCCGCCCGCGACGCTGCTCCAACGGCCATCAGCTGAACAGACCTGGGCGCGTGGTGTCGAGGGGCAACGCAAGGCGGATCTCGGCAACGGCACGTTTCTCAACCCGATCGTGGCGGGAGATCATCCAGATCCGTCGATCCTGAAGGACGGCAGCGACTACTACATGACGTTCTCGTCGTTCGATGCCTACCCGGGTCTGGTCATTTGGCACTCACGCGACCTCGTGAACTGGAAGCCGATCGGTCCGGCCCTCTTCACCAACGTCGGTTCGGTCTGGGCGCCAGACCTGGTGAAGCACAAGAACCGCTACTACATCTACTTCCCCGGCGTCGGGCCCTACCGGTCGAACTACGTGGTCTGGGCCGACGATATCCGCGGACCCTGGAGCAAGCCGATCGACCTCAGGATCGGGCGCATCGACCCCGGGCACGCGGTCGGTCCCGACGGCAAGCGTTATCTATTCCTGAGCGCAGGATATCTCGCGCCGCTCGCCGACGATGGGCTGTCGGTGACGGGAGAGGCGAAGAAGATCTATGACGGCTGGAAGTACCCCGAAGACTGGGTGGTCGAGGGGTTTTCGCAAGAGGGCCCCAAGATCATCAAGAAGGGCGACTACTACCACATGGTGCTCGCCGAGGGCGGCACGGCCGGACCCCCGACGGGCCACATGATCGTCTCCGCCCGTTCGAAGTCGATCGACGGCCCCTGGGAGAACTCGCCGTTCAACCCGATCATCCGGACACAGTCCGCGACCGAGCGCTGGTGGTCCAAGGGGCACGGCACGCTGGTCGAAGCCCCGGACGGACGCTGGTACATCGTGTATCACGCGTACGAAAACGGGTTCTACACCCTCGGCCGGCAAACGCTGCTCGAGCCGATCGAGTGGACCGACGACGGCTGGTTCCGCACGCTCGGGTTCGACGCCTCGAAACCGATCGCGAAGCCTGCCGGTTCAGCCGGCCCGCATGGCTTCGCCTTCACCGACGACTTCTCGACGGACCGGATGGGAGTGCAATGGAGCTTCTATAAGGGGACCGACACGGATCGGCAGCGCTACCGGTACGAAAATGACAGCCTGGTGCTGAAGGCGAAGGGCAAGTCACCGGCGGATTGCTCGCCGCTGTCGTTCGTCACCGGCGACCATGCCTACGAGATCGAGGTCGAGATCGACATTGACCAGGAGGCGACGGCCGGGCTGCTCCTGTTCTACAGCAGCCGCCTGTACGCGGGCCTCGGATTCTCGGCCAAGAACTTCTTCATGCACAGCTACGGGCTTGATCGCCAGCAGGGGAAGCCGTCCCACATAGGACGCCACCTCTTCATCCGTCTCCGCAACGACCGCCACATCGTGACGATGCAGTTCAGCGTCGACGGGCAGCGGTGGGAACGCTACGACCGCGGGATGGAACTGTCGGGGTACCACCACAACGTCGCGTACGAGTTTCTGAGCCTGCGGCCCGCGATCTACGCGGCGGGCTCGGGCGAGGTGCGGTTCCGCAACTTCAAGTACCGCGCCCTGCCCTAG
- a CDS encoding LamG domain-containing protein codes for MKSAPVVWSVDSLVTIGGQRVTVVGSPRVVETPDGKAIEFNGASDGVVVENNPLAGLERFTIEVVFSPAADGGDEQRFVHIEETGTGNRALIELRLLPGAVWCLDSFLRHDDASLTLIDRAMTHRSASWHAAALSFDGQTMAHYVDRVRQGSGAVAFKPLGPGRTSVGVRQNLVSWFKGRIRLIRITPAALPPEELLRASR; via the coding sequence ATGAAGAGCGCTCCTGTCGTCTGGTCTGTTGACAGTCTCGTGACGATCGGCGGTCAGCGGGTCACCGTGGTCGGCTCGCCTCGAGTGGTCGAGACGCCCGATGGCAAGGCCATCGAGTTCAACGGCGCGAGCGACGGCGTGGTCGTGGAGAACAACCCGCTGGCTGGCCTCGAACGCTTCACGATCGAAGTGGTCTTCTCGCCCGCGGCGGACGGCGGCGACGAGCAGCGCTTCGTTCATATTGAAGAGACGGGCACCGGCAACCGAGCCCTGATCGAGCTGCGACTGCTTCCTGGCGCGGTGTGGTGTCTCGACTCGTTCCTTCGCCACGATGACGCATCGCTCACACTTATTGATCGCGCGATGACCCATCGGTCTGCCAGTTGGCACGCTGCCGCGCTGAGCTTCGATGGGCAGACCATGGCCCACTACGTGGACCGAGTCCGCCAGGGCTCTGGCGCCGTCGCATTCAAACCCCTCGGCCCCGGGCGCACGTCAGTTGGAGTTCGCCAGAATCTCGTGTCATGGTTCAAGGGCCGAATCCGCCTCATACGTATCACACCGGCTGCTCTCCCACCCGAAGAGCTCCTCAGGGCCTCTCGGTGA
- a CDS encoding pectate lyase, producing the protein MILLGAGTDRAQQSGRSQILDAMKRATVFMVEKVSTKGGYVWSYLPDMSRRWGELEARDTQIWIQPPGTPTMGHLFLDAYHATGDEYYYQCAEKVAGALIWGQHPAGGWNYLVDFAGDRSLRDWYDTIGHNGWRLEEFQHYWGNATFDDAGTAEASKFLLRLYTEKRNPAYRPALDRAIQFVLDSQYPIGAWPQRYPLKSEFAHHGKPDYTSYLTFNDDVAAENIDFLVMCYQALGDPRLLDPIIRGMNAFLVTQQGQPQPGWGLQYTPDLKPVGARTYEPDALVTHTTARNLELLIQFYRLTGETKFLARIPEAIDWLERLTLPPGVAPQGRTHPTFIEIGTNKPLFVHREGSNIENGRYYVDGNSANTLAHYSSFRRIDIAGLRTQYAAARKLPPAEATKDSPLRPGAGLRPLARYFAVDQRTSATPESVITSLNAEGYWLVPLGTNSHPYRGRGSTTAAPGDFSRTHVGDETDTSPFPDDKIVGISTAAYVRNMSVLIRSLNGAK; encoded by the coding sequence ATGATCCTTCTGGGCGCCGGGACGGACCGCGCACAGCAGTCGGGCCGCTCCCAGATTCTCGACGCGATGAAGCGCGCGACGGTCTTCATGGTCGAGAAGGTCAGCACCAAAGGCGGTTATGTCTGGTCCTACCTGCCCGACATGTCGCGGCGCTGGGGGGAACTCGAAGCTCGCGACACGCAGATCTGGATCCAGCCGCCGGGCACGCCGACAATGGGCCACCTGTTTCTCGACGCGTATCACGCCACGGGAGACGAGTACTACTATCAGTGCGCCGAGAAGGTCGCGGGCGCGCTCATCTGGGGCCAGCATCCGGCGGGTGGTTGGAACTACCTGGTGGACTTTGCCGGTGACCGTTCGTTGCGCGACTGGTACGACACGATCGGGCACAACGGCTGGCGGCTCGAAGAGTTCCAGCACTACTGGGGCAACGCGACATTCGACGACGCGGGAACGGCCGAGGCCTCGAAGTTTCTGCTGCGTCTGTATACCGAGAAACGGAATCCAGCCTACAGGCCGGCGCTCGACCGTGCCATACAATTCGTGCTCGACAGCCAGTACCCCATTGGCGCGTGGCCCCAGCGGTATCCGCTCAAGTCGGAATTCGCGCACCATGGCAAGCCGGACTACACTTCCTACCTCACGTTCAATGACGATGTGGCGGCGGAGAATATCGATTTTCTCGTGATGTGTTACCAGGCGCTTGGCGACCCGCGCCTTCTCGATCCGATCATCCGCGGCATGAACGCATTTCTCGTCACCCAGCAGGGACAGCCGCAGCCCGGCTGGGGATTGCAGTACACCCCGGATCTGAAGCCGGTTGGCGCCCGTACCTACGAGCCGGACGCACTTGTCACGCACACGACGGCGCGGAATCTCGAGTTGCTCATTCAGTTCTACAGGCTGACCGGTGAAACGAAGTTCCTGGCGCGCATCCCTGAGGCGATTGACTGGCTCGAGCGTCTGACCCTGCCGCCAGGCGTGGCGCCGCAGGGCCGCACGCATCCGACCTTCATCGAGATCGGCACGAACAAGCCGCTCTTCGTGCACCGCGAGGGATCGAACATCGAGAACGGCCGGTACTATGTGGACGGCAACTCGGCGAACACGCTCGCGCACTACAGCTCGTTCCGGCGCATCGACATCGCGGGACTGAGGACGCAGTACGCCGCAGCGAGGAAGCTCCCGCCCGCGGAGGCGACCAAGGACTCGCCTCTCCGCCCTGGTGCAGGGCTGCGCCCGCTGGCGAGATACTTCGCTGTAGACCAGCGCACGAGCGCGACGCCGGAGTCAGTTATCACGAGCCTGAACGCCGAGGGCTACTGGCTGGTTCCGCTGGGGACAAACAGTCACCCGTATCGGGGTAGAGGGTCCACGACCGCGGCCCCGGGCGACTTTTCCAGGACACACGTCGGGGACGAAACCGACACTTCGCCATTTCCCGACGACAAGATCGTGGGGATCTCGACAGCCGCGTACGTGCGAAACATGAGCGTACTCATTCGCTCGCTGAACGGCGCGAAGTGA
- a CDS encoding GDSL-type esterase/lipase family protein: MTAVWLRRCGLAGILVFLAGIGGGAQSPAPGLLFYLSASHSLTADWAAGGDPEPNFATDVKVVADGAIGPGLECGHTQVFSYRAPGNIYAERGTLAFFWRSREVVAGTPFPVFRVGYGDHSSWDMTWMRIDYNGRPGFDAFVTDASLARTRVSYAMPGFPGPKQWVHLALAWDETRGIRFYVNGQMVASQDGQAIFSAALDQFGPHSRVISPYQVQSAYNFVRGGDIDELRIYDRMIGDDNVAALARGDAPGAMPPLNRTLGERQWRDEWWFRYGWNRVGDPPPPLDTKAVRIRKVEIHDVYDVKRWWWKGTDGIRETTWPGVYNRSRLPGRNDYFQLPDWDCYSVSGESVQFVMPDEPWNHLEISGAAFGPFTLVPSGVMPPDPTAPLPAGRPVEVTPLFERPKGQERTFHLLERPVTGKQIRFTNVERETPIGEFAAYYVTAGNEPEGTAVLSYRLTARAEPRYPSVQEALTFINGRYPTDARTTMVGLPAGSGVPRISRGPQPAGLPIVHILIPSDFRDASFGAWRGNNSYTWTNLDGGLDGIAIDLPPLNVLPTHGELFPINISVRDPLWPLRSMLDFSFSVKPGEAHTLWLDLRDRILPRGAGLYLTIAAAGGDFGPAALEGAEVRLIFKPAKEAKVEHVLDRFTQVRDNFAHIIEERPNTRRLSLYTRFETDLTDLLAVDPENPRGREYWYEYNREQPRPEIPLSPTPTGTPRWAARQVEYLRYVKRFVNWFIDHRQLANGEFGGGLSDDGDLTNWWPGTAMMGVAPERIRASLLRELDAFYRQGMFTSGLSTIQTDELHSYEEGIQVLGQALLLDFGGPESLERAMETARAIEERITAVNAAGHRHITSSYFSGTRVATDGVWGWSKPSSYLILHPAIALVDYNGAPRAKRWLVELADGLLAHYKPDGQGGRALRAAVRFETDEDQEAASSDRTWPLLWAVYRWTGDRKYLAPMLDAGIRGLPGIAANALDLLSLRQSMGPQIVAAAKTAADPSIQHLAWQVTGDRRWLESLYEDQIQAAAAREYINTQGSLWTDRSAINHSELQRARLGGVALTRNAYEPGQAISWTFSGPRDEERVAVLVPDATPTHVRVVAWNLGAAPVIARMRGWDIEPGSWKLTQATGPNPDALPGGDATPRAIEWERSGELEVSLAPGVATVLEFELVKKGVPYWMRPDLGIGEKDVQTSGRRMSVTVHSLGAVTAPPSRVVVRNRFGAELARGRVPAIKAPSDMKPITSLVSLSLPADANLDRATVTIETDASVPEITQMNNRVRLPRPPPEPAVKERPRSDPALRAPALPTLFIVGDSTVKNHGAGDGWGDFIAPYFDERGIQVLNWAMGGRSTRSFLEEGRWARVLDQMKTGDFVLIQFGHNDQSEITTDRGTLAGSGEERERVYADSTGRPVVVSTFGHYLRQYVRDVRARGATVILCTPVPRNYWLEDGRFNNVMAEHAALVRRIAGEEGVGVLDLNETLAASYTALGSVTVSSRYFTAGDDTHTNGAGAQASAEQVAKGIRALGGSGLAAHLKTHSPVHLWNGGTQ; encoded by the coding sequence ATGACCGCTGTCTGGCTGCGCCGATGCGGGCTGGCCGGTATCCTCGTCTTCCTGGCCGGAATCGGCGGCGGTGCCCAGTCGCCGGCGCCGGGCCTGCTCTTCTACCTGTCGGCGAGCCACTCTCTGACCGCCGACTGGGCGGCTGGCGGAGATCCCGAGCCTAATTTCGCCACCGACGTCAAGGTCGTCGCTGATGGCGCGATTGGTCCCGGCCTGGAATGCGGACACACGCAGGTCTTCTCGTACCGGGCGCCGGGCAACATCTATGCGGAACGCGGCACGCTGGCGTTCTTCTGGCGCTCGCGCGAAGTGGTTGCCGGGACGCCGTTTCCCGTTTTCCGCGTCGGCTACGGCGATCACTCCAGCTGGGACATGACCTGGATGCGCATCGATTACAACGGCAGGCCCGGCTTCGACGCCTTTGTCACTGACGCGAGCCTGGCGCGCACGCGAGTGTCGTACGCCATGCCCGGGTTCCCCGGTCCGAAGCAATGGGTGCACCTCGCGCTCGCGTGGGACGAGACGCGCGGCATCCGCTTCTACGTCAATGGTCAGATGGTGGCCAGCCAGGACGGCCAGGCCATCTTCTCGGCTGCCCTCGACCAGTTCGGCCCGCACTCGCGCGTCATCAGCCCCTACCAGGTGCAGAGTGCGTACAACTTCGTAAGAGGCGGCGACATCGACGAACTGCGTATCTACGACCGGATGATCGGCGACGACAACGTCGCGGCTCTCGCGCGCGGCGACGCCCCTGGCGCCATGCCCCCACTCAACCGGACGCTCGGCGAGCGGCAGTGGCGCGACGAATGGTGGTTTCGGTACGGGTGGAACCGCGTCGGCGACCCGCCGCCGCCGCTCGACACGAAGGCGGTGCGCATCAGGAAGGTCGAGATCCACGACGTCTACGACGTGAAGCGCTGGTGGTGGAAGGGCACGGATGGCATCCGTGAGACGACTTGGCCGGGCGTCTACAATCGCTCGCGCCTGCCCGGCCGCAACGACTACTTCCAGCTGCCCGACTGGGACTGCTACTCGGTCTCTGGTGAGTCCGTGCAATTTGTGATGCCGGACGAGCCTTGGAACCACCTCGAGATTAGCGGTGCGGCGTTCGGACCCTTCACGCTCGTGCCCTCGGGCGTCATGCCTCCGGACCCGACGGCCCCCCTGCCCGCCGGGCGCCCGGTCGAGGTGACGCCGCTCTTCGAGCGGCCGAAAGGGCAGGAACGCACGTTCCACCTGCTGGAGCGGCCGGTGACAGGCAAGCAGATACGATTCACAAACGTCGAGCGAGAGACGCCCATTGGCGAGTTCGCCGCCTACTACGTGACGGCCGGGAATGAGCCCGAAGGGACCGCCGTTCTGAGCTACCGGCTTACGGCCCGGGCCGAGCCTCGGTACCCGAGCGTGCAGGAGGCCCTGACGTTCATCAACGGACGCTACCCGACGGACGCGCGCACGACGATGGTGGGCCTGCCGGCAGGGTCGGGTGTGCCGCGGATCAGTCGGGGGCCGCAGCCGGCAGGTCTGCCCATCGTGCACATCCTCATCCCGTCGGATTTCAGGGACGCATCGTTCGGGGCCTGGCGCGGGAACAACTCGTACACGTGGACAAACCTGGATGGTGGCCTCGACGGCATCGCCATCGATCTGCCGCCCTTGAACGTCTTGCCCACACACGGGGAGCTGTTCCCGATCAATATCTCGGTGAGAGACCCGCTGTGGCCGCTGCGTTCGATGCTCGACTTCAGCTTTTCGGTGAAGCCTGGCGAGGCCCACACGCTGTGGCTGGATCTGCGGGATCGCATCCTGCCCCGCGGTGCGGGCTTGTACCTGACGATTGCGGCGGCCGGCGGCGACTTCGGGCCCGCGGCGCTCGAAGGCGCCGAAGTCCGGCTGATCTTCAAGCCCGCGAAGGAGGCGAAGGTCGAGCACGTGCTCGACCGCTTCACCCAGGTCCGCGACAACTTCGCGCACATCATCGAAGAGCGGCCCAACACGCGCCGACTGTCGCTCTACACCCGTTTCGAGACGGATCTGACCGATCTGTTGGCGGTCGACCCCGAGAACCCGCGCGGGCGCGAGTACTGGTACGAGTACAACCGCGAGCAGCCACGCCCCGAGATCCCGTTGTCGCCGACGCCGACAGGCACGCCGCGCTGGGCTGCCCGTCAGGTCGAGTACCTGAGGTACGTGAAGAGGTTTGTCAACTGGTTCATCGATCACCGTCAGCTCGCGAACGGGGAGTTCGGCGGCGGCTTGTCCGACGATGGTGACCTGACGAACTGGTGGCCGGGCACGGCGATGATGGGAGTGGCGCCGGAGCGGATACGCGCATCGCTCCTGCGCGAGCTCGACGCGTTCTACCGCCAGGGGATGTTCACCAGCGGCCTGTCCACGATCCAGACCGACGAGCTCCACAGTTACGAGGAGGGCATTCAGGTGCTTGGGCAGGCGCTCCTGCTCGACTTCGGCGGTCCTGAGAGTCTCGAGCGGGCGATGGAAACGGCCCGCGCGATCGAGGAACGGATCACCGCGGTCAATGCGGCCGGACACCGTCACATCACCTCGTCGTACTTCAGCGGCACGCGCGTGGCTACCGACGGCGTATGGGGTTGGTCCAAGCCCTCGTCGTACCTGATCCTGCATCCGGCGATTGCGCTCGTGGACTACAACGGTGCGCCGCGAGCGAAGAGATGGCTTGTCGAACTGGCTGACGGATTGCTGGCCCATTACAAGCCCGATGGACAGGGCGGCCGGGCACTGCGGGCCGCGGTGCGCTTCGAGACCGACGAAGATCAGGAGGCCGCCAGCTCTGACCGCACATGGCCGCTGCTGTGGGCCGTCTACCGCTGGACCGGTGACCGCAAGTACCTCGCCCCGATGCTCGACGCCGGCATCCGGGGCTTGCCGGGCATCGCAGCCAACGCCCTCGACCTGTTATCGCTGCGTCAGTCGATGGGACCGCAGATCGTGGCGGCGGCAAAGACCGCCGCAGATCCGTCGATTCAGCACCTGGCCTGGCAAGTCACCGGCGACCGCCGCTGGCTCGAATCGCTCTACGAAGATCAAATCCAGGCGGCAGCCGCGCGCGAGTACATCAACACGCAGGGGAGTCTTTGGACGGATCGATCGGCGATCAACCACTCCGAGTTGCAGCGTGCCCGGCTTGGCGGCGTGGCATTGACCCGCAATGCGTACGAGCCAGGTCAGGCGATCTCGTGGACGTTTTCAGGCCCGCGCGATGAGGAGCGCGTGGCCGTTCTCGTGCCGGATGCCACGCCGACGCACGTGCGCGTGGTGGCCTGGAACCTCGGTGCCGCGCCGGTGATCGCGCGCATGCGGGGCTGGGACATCGAGCCCGGATCATGGAAGCTGACCCAGGCGACTGGGCCGAACCCTGACGCGCTGCCAGGGGGCGACGCCACCCCGCGAGCGATCGAATGGGAACGGTCCGGCGAACTCGAAGTGAGCCTTGCGCCTGGAGTGGCGACGGTACTGGAGTTCGAACTCGTGAAGAAGGGTGTGCCGTACTGGATGCGTCCCGATCTGGGCATCGGCGAGAAGGACGTCCAGACGTCCGGTCGGCGAATGAGCGTGACCGTTCACAGCCTGGGCGCCGTAACAGCTCCGCCTTCGCGCGTGGTCGTTCGGAATCGCTTCGGTGCCGAACTCGCGCGCGGCCGGGTGCCCGCCATCAAGGCCCCCTCAGACATGAAGCCGATCACCTCCCTCGTGAGCCTGTCCTTGCCTGCCGACGCCAATCTCGATCGCGCAACCGTCACGATCGAGACCGACGCGAGCGTGCCCGAGATCACGCAGATGAACAACCGCGTGCGCCTGCCGCGCCCGCCGCCGGAGCCGGCCGTCAAAGAGCGGCCGCGCTCGGACCCGGCGCTCCGCGCCCCGGCCCTTCCGACGCTCTTCATCGTGGGCGACTCCACCGTGAAGAACCATGGAGCGGGCGACGGATGGGGAGACTTTATCGCGCCGTACTTCGATGAGCGCGGGATCCAGGTGCTCAACTGGGCCATGGGCGGCCGCAGCACCCGCTCCTTCCTCGAAGAGGGCCGGTGGGCCCGGGTCCTCGATCAGATGAAGACGGGCGATTTCGTACTGATCCAATTCGGTCACAACGATCAGAGCGAGATCACCACGGACCGGGGCACGCTCGCAGGTAGCGGCGAGGAGCGCGAGCGGGTCTATGCGGATTCGACCGGACGACCGGTCGTGGTTTCGACCTTCGGCCACTACCTCCGCCAGTACGTTCGGGACGTGCGGGCCAGGGGCGCGACGGTCATCCTCTGCACACCCGTGCCACGCAACTACTGGCTGGAAGACGGGCGGTTCAACAACGTGATGGCCGAGCACGCGGCGCTCGTGCGGAGGATCGCCGGCGAGGAAGGCGTGGGCGTCCTCGATCTCAACGAGACACTCGCGGCCAGTTATACGGCGCTCGGGTCCGTGACAGTGTCGTCGCGCTACTTTACGGCGGGCGACGACACGCACACGAACGGCGCGGGCGCGCAGGCGAGCGCCGAGCAAGTCGCGAAGGGCATTCGGGCGCTGGGCGGCAGTGGCCTCGCGGCGCACTTGAAGACTCACAGCCCAGTGCACCTGTGGAATGGAGGAACGCAGTGA
- a CDS encoding carboxylesterase/lipase family protein — protein MNRRAVLRTLLTGVGALAGAGFVPRPGFAGSAQSSAPVASTASGRIRGFVDTGIAVFKGVRYGADTAPRRFLPPMPPVPWIGVRDALEFGPVAPQPTGEKKWVLGEDCLHLNVWTPGLRDEGKRPVMVWFHPGAYSSDTSNRIETDGVRLSRRGNVVVVTVNHRPNVFGYLYLAEFGGPDLADSGNVGMLDLVLALKWVRDNIVEFGGDPGNVTIFGQSGGGAKCATLMAMPAAAGLFHRVWTMSGQQITASRVTTARTHALQLIEALGIRDRIEELKSLPMEQLVKASRAPRYLGPVKDGRSLSRDPFDPDAPPLSARIPMVLGNTRDETRTLIGRGDPSLFELSWETLVPRLQANSPFMGDLDRAQVIATYRKMYPTSLPADVFFAATTASRSWRGQVIEADRRAASAESARRTWVYQLDWRTPIDSGKWKAHHGLDVPLVFDNASLAPQMVGTGPAAERVADQMSDACIAFARTGNPNTRAIPAWPTFDLSRRATMVFDEISKVVDDPRGGERRLFSQVPYVQPGT, from the coding sequence ATGAACCGACGAGCCGTCCTGCGCACTCTCCTCACAGGCGTCGGCGCACTGGCCGGGGCGGGATTCGTGCCACGGCCCGGGTTCGCGGGATCGGCCCAGTCGAGCGCCCCCGTGGCCTCGACGGCGTCCGGCCGGATCCGGGGGTTCGTCGACACCGGCATCGCCGTCTTCAAGGGTGTCCGCTACGGCGCGGACACGGCCCCACGGCGTTTTCTCCCTCCCATGCCGCCGGTTCCCTGGATCGGCGTGCGCGACGCGCTGGAGTTCGGACCGGTGGCGCCGCAGCCGACTGGAGAGAAGAAATGGGTGCTGGGTGAAGACTGCCTGCACCTGAACGTCTGGACGCCCGGCCTCCGCGACGAGGGCAAACGGCCGGTGATGGTCTGGTTCCATCCCGGTGCGTATTCCAGCGACACCAGCAATCGCATCGAGACCGACGGCGTCCGCCTGAGCCGGCGCGGCAACGTCGTCGTCGTGACGGTCAATCACCGGCCGAACGTCTTCGGCTACCTCTACCTCGCCGAGTTCGGTGGGCCGGATCTCGCCGACTCGGGTAACGTCGGCATGCTCGACCTGGTGCTGGCGCTGAAGTGGGTCCGCGACAACATCGTGGAGTTCGGAGGGGATCCGGGCAACGTGACGATCTTCGGCCAGTCGGGCGGCGGGGCCAAGTGCGCCACGCTCATGGCGATGCCAGCGGCCGCGGGGTTGTTTCACCGCGTATGGACGATGAGCGGCCAGCAGATCACCGCGAGCCGCGTGACGACGGCCAGGACCCACGCGTTGCAGTTGATCGAGGCGCTGGGGATCCGGGACCGGATCGAGGAACTCAAGTCGCTCCCGATGGAGCAACTGGTGAAGGCGAGCCGCGCGCCCCGGTACTTGGGTCCGGTGAAGGACGGACGTTCGCTGTCGAGGGATCCGTTCGATCCGGACGCGCCGCCGCTCTCGGCGCGCATCCCCATGGTGCTCGGCAACACGCGCGACGAGACGCGAACGCTCATCGGCCGCGGCGATCCGTCGCTGTTCGAGTTGAGCTGGGAGACGCTGGTGCCCAGGCTCCAGGCCAACTCGCCGTTCATGGGGGATCTCGATCGCGCGCAGGTCATCGCGACCTACCGGAAGATGTACCCGACGTCGTTGCCCGCCGATGTGTTCTTCGCGGCGACCACCGCGTCTCGTTCCTGGCGAGGCCAGGTGATCGAGGCAGACCGGCGCGCCGCGTCGGCCGAGAGCGCCCGACGCACGTGGGTGTACCAACTTGACTGGAGAACGCCCATTGATAGCGGCAAGTGGAAGGCGCATCACGGATTGGACGTGCCCCTGGTGTTCGACAACGCGTCCCTGGCGCCTCAGATGGTTGGAACCGGCCCCGCTGCAGAGCGCGTGGCCGATCAGATGAGCGACGCGTGCATCGCGTTCGCCCGAACCGGCAATCCCAACACCAGGGCCATCCCCGCTTGGCCGACGTTCGACCTCTCGCGGCGTGCCACGATGGTGTTCGACGAGATCTCGAAAGTGGTCGACGATCCACGCGGCGGCGAGCGCCGGCTGTTCAGTCAGGTGCCGTACGTCCAGCCCGGCACGTAA